Within Malus domestica chromosome 04, GDT2T_hap1, the genomic segment TTGGCTACATGATGATGAGCTAGGAGATACTATAATTGAATGTGAATGTCTTACTACTAAATTGCCACCCGTTGAGTCATTTGATGTACTAACTGAGGAGTCTGATGATATCTACATGCGGGATGACTGTGAAGGCATTTGGGTTGAAAATACATAGTATATCACTCAGAGGAATATCTACTCTATTTCATATGTTATTGAATGCTATGTTGAATGCATATTTTAAAATTACATTAGGACTTTATATTTTCTCCATACTTTTGGATTTATCTTGTTTAGTTGTTACTTATTGGTAAGGCTTAATTTTTTAGAGATTATTAGGCTGAGATGAAGTATGATGAAAATGTTTGTGGAAATGGGAGTTGAATTCATGTTGTTATGTTTTTTCGAGTATTGACAATTGTCACTTAGGGAGTATTTGTTTATTGAAATGAACATTggaattgaattgaatgaagGTTGGTTTTATGATTTTGGAGAATGGTCAATTGCcctatttctttatttttctttcttcctcaacCAAATATTGGCATGAGCCTATCCGTTTAAGGTTCATTGAAGGAACCAAACATTACCTTTAAGGTtctttatatttctttcttcctcatctTACTAATTTGATCATTGTCTTGATTTTAAATGAATCTTGCAGAATATCTTGATGAAATGACAGATTcagaagaagatgaacaagatTTTGTAACAAGGAAACCAAGAGGTGCAACTCAATTGCAAGAGTTGGTGCAAGGTAGAAGTGATGGGGATCGGTTGGAGGTTGGATATAACAGTAAAGGACAACCGTGTGGACTTGCAGGAGCAAAACTAGCTAGTTTTATTGGTGTTATGGCGCGTACCACAGTTCCAATTACAATTCCAACTTGGAAAGAAGTAGAGTCatcttataaaaaaaagatttggGACATGGTCCAGGTATGTctccaaaaaattaaacaaaaaaaaaaaaagcttttacATCTGTACGACTTTGTGAAAGTAATGATTAATTTCTATTATGCATTTGTAGAAAGCCTTTATAGTACATTCAAACAGCAGAGCGGATGTTTTGAAGAGTGCTGCAAAGACATGGCGAACGTTCAAGAGTAGTCTAACATGTGAGTACATATTAAAGTTCAAAGATCAACCTGAAGTCTTAAAGAAACCACCAGAAATCTATGATTTCATTCGTCAGCCGGTATGGGATGAATTTGTGAGGTCGAGATTGACAGAGAAGCATATGGTACGTATATATGATTTCAAAATTAAGTAAGAAGCATTTGGTAAATATTGTGTTTTGCTATTATTAAAGACTAATTATTGAATTGCATTTGATAGAAAATCCATGAAGAACAATCGAGGAGGCGAGCTAAGCATAAGTACCCTCATCGACTTTCTAGAAAAGGCTATGCAAGATTGGAAGAACAAATAGTAATGTCCTGTTTCTTTTGTATTCATTTAATTATCATACAAATAAAAACTATCTGATCTAATTTTGATATGTTCATCCAAATAGAAATCAGCTTATGGAATCACTGCTGACATTGACCGATTAGTGCTTTGGAAGCTTGGGCGTGTTGATAAAAAGGGAAACTATACGAATGAGATGGTGAAAGTACGCGCTGATAAAATAGTAAGTTTTATGTGTAAGGTTGGGAAAGATACTTAATTGATGTATTTCATACTAATGCCAATTGTTATAGGATGAAGTAACTAAGGCCGTTGAAGATGGGACTTTGCGAACGTCTGGTAGTAATGACATATTGACAATTGCTTTGGAAACACCTGAATATTCGGGTCGTGTAAGAGGTGTTGGAACTGGCATCAATCATAAATTGTACTTCAAGACTCCAAGATCCAAAACTCAATCGAGTCAACAACAAATGATGCAAACACATTTGGAGCAGCAAAGTTTACACATTGAGGAGTTAAATAAGAAGTTCAATTTGATTGCTTCTTTGTTAACTCCAGATCAGTTGAGCAAGATGCAAGAGTTAGTCCAATCTAATGTGGTACAGTCCAATCATATTTCTGAGAAAGCTAGTTGCAcagcaaagaaagaaaaaaatgaaacatcTACTGAGAAAGTGAAACAGGGTGATCTGGTGGAAATCATGTCTAAGAAGAGAGCGAAACATGACGATGTGCCGGAAATCATGtctaagaagagagtgaaaCAAAAGGTTAGCAAGAATACTAAAACCATGGATAAGATTGAAGCTATGAAGGTATGTACTAGTCATGCAAGTTTCGTTCTTCTTAACTATAATAGTAGCATGTTAATCTAAGTTTACTTTTCTTAGGTCAAGCAAAAGGATATGCAGGAAATATCTGATTTGAACATCATGGAAAAGACGAACAAAATTGCAAATTCAAACGAAAAAGAAAGTGATATCAAGAAGTATTTCAAGGTACATAGTCATTGCAGTATTTGTTCTTCTTGGCTATTTTAAGTAGcgattattaatttaatttaatttttcaagGTAAAGCAAAGTGACCAACAGAACATATATGATGTGAACATCAATAATGAGACAAACAAAATTGCAAATTCCATGGAAAAAATATCTGATATCAAGAAGGTACATGCCTTTTATGTCTTCCCTATTTATGCTATAATCCCAACAGTAGTTGATTAttaatgaaatatttttttaaggtACAACAGTGCAAGCTCGCTATAGACACTGCTAGTAACATTGTTGCATATGGATCAGTCATTCCATTAGACGGGCCAATACATGGAGTTCCACTTGGGCCTATGAATCTACGTGTTTCTATTGATGTAGCAATTAAAGAAGATGCTCTTCTTCCAATACCTAGTTGTGAAGCTGTGAATATCAAACAAGCAATTGGGAGTCACGTAGCTTGGCCACGGCATCTTGTTGTGACAAATGATGAGGTACTCCTACGTCATTTTCTTATGAATATGTGGAAAAAATTATAGTACTAATATGTCTCATTTCACTATATTAATCTATCTATGCAAAGTCGAGAACGAATCCTCCCCTCAGACAAAGATCCCAAAAACAACCTTTGGCTTTACGTTCACTTATGCTCATAGCTCAAAACATGCATAAGGATGTTACAGTGCCTATCATCATGGAATCTGATCTATTTGGAAATGAGCACACAACATTTATTGGTGGAGATGACATCATTCAATTTTGTTCTATGGCTGAAATATCGACTGTTTGCATTTCAATTTACATCAGGTTTGACATAATCTTAAATTTATATACAATACAATCTATTGCATGCAATCCACATTGGGTAATGATAAGATACTAATTGCCTCATTTTTTTGTAGGCAACTTTGGTCAACGTTGAAGAAGAACAATCTTGATGGATTGTTTGGATTTGTAGATCCTGGCAGAATCTCTCAAAAGGCTGGCAGAAAGGAACAAAGATCAAATGCACTGGCTCTTAGATTACAGAACTGCAAAAAAGGACAATTAATTTTTGCTCCGTATAACAAAGGGTTATTAGTACTatgtgttttgaattttttgttcctAACAGATCAGTAGTTGACCATTGTGTAATAAAGAATGCAATTAtctatgttttgtaggtttcaTTGGTTGTTGGCTATTATTGACCCCTATGAGGAATTAATGTATTATATGGACTCGCTTAATTGGATACAGATAGATCCTGGAATGAAGGACATTGTTGAACTGTAAGTATTTGGATATATGTTTGtctttatttcatgcatttcaagatttgtatatATTCATGTGTTCTTATCCTCTATGTGCAGAGCACTGAAGATGTTTAAAGCTCAAAAGGGAATAAAGGGTCGAAAAAACATCAATTGGAAAGTAGTAAAGGTAAGGAACATTGTGTTTTGACTTTAAATTAATCTGACTAACTtacattttattcttttttatttgtatatgcaGTGCCCTTTGCAAGAAGGAACTGTAGAATGTGGATATTATGTGatgaaatacatgaaggaaatCATTAATGATCCAAACTGCTCAATTATTACCAAGGTTAGTACTACTATTACAAAGAGCACTTAAGCGGGTGTATTCGCTACTATCTTATTAGTATTAGTTCTTTGTAGGTAATTTATAGTTCAGGCAAATTAATTTACAGCTAACCATGGTTTTTACTCAAATCATTGGCAACCCATGAAGGAAATCGGCATAACTGAACTAAATTACTTGAATGTTCACACTATTGATGATGAGATGGATTGTTGTTAGCGTGATTTGTAGTGTTTAATTAAAGTTAATTACAATAGAAATTGGAACTTTTGAATCTTCCAAAAGATGCCCAATTGGATTTTAGCTCTTCAAAACCATCCTAGGTATTCGTGTATTGAGTTGATTCAAGTCATCAatgagtttgttttttttttcttgtctgGATTCAGATTCtaattcttgatttttttttttttgtcttcaaTAAAATTGTAATGCTAGTCTATCTTTTGTTTACGTTTGAATGTGATAAATAAATAGGTTCAGAGCTGATTTTGTTAAGCCATGTTGTGTTTGAGCTTGGTGTTATTTACCATCAAGATGAGGCCTTTAAAGTTTAAATCTTTTGCTAGACCGCTTGACGTTTTATTAGCTCTATAccaagtggaaaaaaaaaaaacacattagcGAAAAATACGACTAGAGAACCCTTGTTCTTTCTGGGCTAGTTGATGCTAATTGACCACCTCCTTATTAGTTAAAtgattgaaattagtttttgtcCTGACATGTTCTCTTTGGTTGTGATTTGTTGCAGTTCAAAGAAAAAGCTACATACACTCAACATGAAATTGATGCGTTAAGAATAGAGTGGGCTGAGTATGTTGATGACTTCATCCCAATAGATGAAACACTAGATTAGCTGGTTtgtgaaattttaaattaagtGAACTTATAGTTTTATTTTAGTAGGAAACTCTACGCATTATATTGTCTTTTGTAAtactttggt encodes:
- the LOC139195037 gene encoding uncharacterized protein; its protein translation is MISKLSKKHLKIHEEQSRRRAKHKYPHRLSRKGYARLEEQIKSAYGITADIDRLVLWKLGRVDKKGNYTNEMVKDEVTKAVEDGTLRTSGSNDILTIALETPEYSGRVRGVGTGINHKLYFKTPRSKTQSSQQQMMQTHLEQQSLHIEELNKKFNLIASLLTPDQLSKMQELVQSNVVQSNHISEKASCTAKKEKNETSTEKVKQGDLVEIMSKKRAKHDDVPEIMSKKRVKQKVSKNTKTMDKIEAMKVKQKDMQEISDLNIMEKTNKIANSNEKESDIKKYFKVKQSDQQNIYDVNINNETNKIANSMEKISDIKKVQQCKLAIDTASNIVAYGSVIPLDGPIHGVPLGPMNLRVSIDVAIKEDALLPIPSCEAVNIKQAIGSHVAWPRHLVVTNDESRTNPPLRQRSQKQPLALRSLMLIAQNMHKDVTVPIIMESDLFGNEHTTFIGGDDIIQFCSMAEISTVCISIYIRFDIILNLYTIQSIACNPHWVMIRY
- the LOC139195168 gene encoding uncharacterized protein, giving the protein MQLSMFCRFHWLLAIIDPYEELMYYMDSLNWIQIDPGMKDIVELALKMFKAQKGIKGRKNINWKVVKCPLQEGTVECGYYVMKYMKEIINDPNCSIITKFKEKATYTQHEIDALRIEWAEYVDDFIPIDETLD